One Pseudonocardia abyssalis DNA segment encodes these proteins:
- a CDS encoding ATP-binding protein, producing the protein MSTRADLRSLFLFEALEDEQLAWVAAHADEVDVAAGDDIVTEGDPSGCFYVLLSGTLAMSRIIGGDPVETTRTDHRGVYFGAVQFYLDDESARTYPASVRAITDCCVLALPATEFAAVFQQWFPMAVHLLEGMILGLRKGGQITAERERLLALGKLSAGLTHELNNPAAAAGRAADALRDKVTGMRNKLAMIADGHIAGPQLHKLVLAQDEFVKKVRHAPSLSPIETSDREDELGDWLDGAGIPGGWDLAPVFVAGGLEVSDLDAVRTASDPAVLEGAIRWLAYTVETESLLREITDATSRISDLVLAAKQYSQMDRAPHRFVDVHEGLDATLVMFGRKLGDEGGVEIVKDYDRTLPAIPVYSAELNQVWTNIIDNAIDAMDGAGTLTVRTARDDERVLVEIADTGPGIPPEVRQRIFEPFFTTKGVGKGTGLGLDVSYRVVVSRHHGDIAVHSVPGNTRFQVRLPITEVLA; encoded by the coding sequence GTGAGCACCCGGGCGGACCTGCGCTCGCTGTTCCTGTTCGAGGCGCTCGAGGACGAGCAGCTCGCGTGGGTGGCGGCGCACGCCGACGAGGTGGACGTGGCCGCCGGGGACGACATCGTGACCGAGGGGGATCCCTCCGGCTGCTTCTACGTCCTCCTGTCCGGCACGCTGGCGATGAGCAGGATCATCGGCGGCGACCCGGTCGAGACCACCCGCACCGACCACCGCGGCGTGTACTTCGGCGCGGTCCAGTTCTACCTCGACGACGAGAGCGCCCGGACCTACCCGGCCTCGGTCCGGGCGATCACCGACTGCTGCGTGCTCGCGCTGCCCGCGACGGAGTTCGCGGCGGTGTTCCAGCAGTGGTTCCCGATGGCCGTCCACCTGCTGGAGGGCATGATCCTCGGGCTGCGCAAGGGCGGGCAGATCACCGCCGAGCGCGAGCGGCTCCTGGCACTGGGCAAGCTCTCGGCGGGCCTGACGCACGAGCTGAACAACCCCGCCGCCGCAGCGGGCCGGGCGGCCGACGCGCTGCGCGACAAGGTCACCGGGATGCGCAACAAGCTCGCGATGATCGCCGACGGCCACATCGCCGGGCCGCAGCTGCACAAGCTGGTGCTGGCGCAGGACGAGTTCGTCAAGAAGGTGCGCCACGCCCCGTCGCTCTCGCCGATCGAGACCTCCGACCGCGAGGACGAGCTCGGCGACTGGCTCGACGGCGCCGGGATCCCCGGCGGCTGGGACCTCGCGCCGGTGTTCGTCGCGGGCGGGTTGGAGGTCTCCGACCTCGACGCCGTGCGCACCGCGTCCGACCCCGCGGTGCTGGAGGGGGCGATCCGCTGGCTGGCGTACACGGTGGAGACCGAGAGCCTGCTTCGCGAGATCACCGACGCCACCTCGCGGATCTCCGATCTCGTCTTGGCGGCCAAGCAGTACTCGCAGATGGACCGCGCGCCGCACCGCTTCGTCGACGTCCACGAGGGACTCGACGCCACGCTGGTGATGTTCGGCCGCAAGCTGGGCGACGAGGGGGGCGTGGAGATCGTCAAGGACTACGACCGGACGCTCCCGGCGATCCCGGTCTACTCCGCCGAGCTCAACCAGGTGTGGACCAACATCATCGACAACGCGATCGACGCGATGGACGGGGCGGGCACCCTGACGGTCCGCACCGCGCGCGACGACGAGCGGGTGCTCGTCGAGATCGCCGACACCGGCCCCGGCATCCCGCCGGAGGTCCGGCAGCGCATCTTCGAGCCGTTCTTCACGACGAAGGGCGTCGGCAAGGGCACCGGGCTCGGCCTCGACGTCAGCTACCGGGTGGTCGTCTCGCGCCACCACGGCGACATCGCGGTGCACTCCGTCCCGGGGAACACGCGCTTCCAGGTGCGGCTTCCGATCACGGAGGTGCTCGCGTGA
- a CDS encoding OsmC family protein, translating into MQMPLAAAQARIAPSGPVVLGLGAHTVVVDHGDGGPTPLELMTGALAACSAMTARTHLARDGDIGDLDVLVTLDAGPPTLFYRRVLLPWRLSTTDVHRLADALERTELTMLLRPSFQIRTAVEHAGDVLN; encoded by the coding sequence ATGCAGATGCCGCTGGCGGCGGCGCAGGCACGGATCGCCCCCAGCGGGCCCGTGGTGCTGGGGCTCGGGGCGCACACCGTCGTGGTCGACCACGGCGACGGCGGCCCCACCCCGCTGGAGCTGATGACGGGCGCGCTCGCGGCGTGCAGCGCGATGACGGCCCGCACCCACCTGGCCCGCGACGGCGACATCGGCGACCTCGACGTGCTCGTCACCCTCGACGCCGGCCCGCCCACGCTGTTCTACCGGCGGGTGCTGCTGCCCTGGCGGCTCTCGACGACCGACGTGCACCGCCTCGCCGACGCGCTGGAGCGCACCGAGCTGACGATGCTGCTGCGGCCGTCGTTCCAGATCCGGACGGCGGTGGAGCACGCGGGCGACGTGCTCAACTGA
- the galK gene encoding galactokinase, translating to MTWSAPGRVNLIGEHVDYAEGLCLPFALAERTVVEASVRADGRFVARSDAERGTTDLPLADVGPGSPAGWAGYAAGVLWALRAAGHPVGGMDLTVTATVPLGAGLSSSAALECAVAVAADDLFGLGLDRASLARACVRAENEVVGAATGGMDQSASLLCTAGHALLLDTRDGSTRQVPFAPADDGLAVLVIDTRVRHHLADGRYGARRASVEKAADVLGLPSLRDAALDDLGSLDAELVPRARHIVTEIARVGEVVALLDDGRLRDIGPLLDASHASLVHDYEVSCAELDLAVDVARAAGALGARMTGGGFGGSAIALVPIDRVDAVTDAVRAAFARGGLTVPDVRVAEPSAGAHRDA from the coding sequence GTGACGTGGTCGGCGCCCGGGCGCGTCAACCTCATCGGCGAGCACGTCGACTACGCCGAGGGGCTGTGCCTGCCGTTCGCGCTGGCCGAGCGGACGGTCGTGGAGGCGTCGGTGCGCGCCGACGGGCGGTTCGTCGCCCGCAGCGACGCCGAGCGCGGCACCACCGACCTGCCCCTCGCCGACGTCGGCCCCGGCTCCCCCGCCGGCTGGGCCGGGTACGCCGCCGGGGTGCTGTGGGCGCTGCGCGCGGCCGGGCACCCGGTCGGCGGGATGGACCTGACGGTCACCGCGACCGTGCCGCTCGGGGCCGGGCTGTCGTCGTCGGCAGCGCTGGAGTGCGCGGTCGCCGTGGCCGCCGACGACCTGTTCGGGCTCGGCCTGGACCGGGCGTCGCTCGCACGGGCGTGCGTGCGCGCGGAGAACGAGGTGGTCGGCGCCGCGACCGGCGGGATGGACCAGTCCGCGTCGCTGCTCTGTACCGCGGGCCACGCCCTGCTGCTCGACACCCGCGACGGCTCGACGCGGCAGGTCCCGTTCGCCCCCGCCGACGACGGGCTCGCCGTCCTCGTCATCGACACGCGCGTCCGGCACCACCTCGCCGACGGGCGGTACGGGGCGCGCCGGGCGTCGGTGGAGAAGGCCGCCGACGTGCTCGGGCTGCCGAGCCTGCGCGACGCCGCCCTCGACGACCTCGGATCGCTCGACGCGGAGCTCGTGCCCCGCGCACGGCACATCGTCACCGAGATCGCACGGGTCGGCGAGGTCGTGGCCCTGCTCGACGACGGGCGGCTGCGCGACATCGGCCCGCTCCTCGACGCCTCGCACGCCTCCCTCGTCCACGACTACGAGGTGTCCTGCGCGGAGCTGGACCTCGCCGTCGACGTGGCCCGGGCGGCCGGTGCGCTGGGGGCGCGGATGACCGGCGGCGGGTTCGGCGGGTCGGCGATCGCGCTGGTGCCGATCGACCGCGTCGACGCCGTGACCGACGCGGTGCGGGCGGCGTTCGCCCGCGGCGGCCTCACCGTCCCGGACGTCCGGGTGGCGGAGCCGAGCGCGGGGGCGCACCGCGACGCGTGA
- the galT gene encoding galactose-1-phosphate uridylyltransferase: MIRTDAPMADGRTLRYYDESPGRVPPPDTRDLPVVEHGSVMRYDVLTGEWVTIAAHRMNRTHLPPADLCPLCPTQPGGEASEVPSDHYDVVVFDNRFPSFGTGSGPVPTEVDGDPLWPQRPATGTCEVMCFTSDHTAAFSELPPRRVRTVIEAWADRTTELSGREGVEQVFLFENRGVEIGVSLQHPHGQVFGYPYVTPRTAQLLTRSAAHRQRTGRDLFDDVLSSERRAGTRVVIDAEHWTAYVPAAARWPVEAHLVPHRAVPDMAALTDDERAELAVVYRDLLGRVERYFGPESTDPPYIAAWHQAPVHTGRDLTRLHLQLFSLRRAPGKLKYLAGSESGMAAWLNDASPEKIAARLREVGT, translated from the coding sequence GTGATCCGCACCGACGCCCCCATGGCCGACGGCCGCACCCTGCGCTACTACGACGAGTCCCCCGGCCGCGTGCCGCCGCCCGACACCCGCGACCTGCCCGTCGTCGAGCACGGCTCGGTGATGCGCTACGACGTGCTCACCGGCGAGTGGGTCACGATCGCCGCACACCGGATGAACCGGACGCATCTGCCGCCCGCCGACCTGTGCCCGCTGTGCCCGACGCAGCCGGGCGGCGAGGCGTCGGAGGTGCCGTCGGACCACTACGACGTCGTCGTGTTCGACAACCGCTTCCCCTCGTTCGGCACGGGCAGCGGCCCGGTGCCCACCGAGGTCGACGGCGACCCGCTGTGGCCCCAGCGCCCGGCCACCGGCACCTGCGAGGTCATGTGCTTCACCTCCGACCACACCGCGGCGTTCTCCGAGCTGCCGCCTCGGCGGGTGCGCACCGTGATCGAGGCGTGGGCCGACCGGACGACGGAGCTGTCCGGGCGCGAGGGCGTCGAGCAGGTGTTCCTGTTCGAGAACCGCGGCGTCGAGATCGGGGTGTCGCTGCAGCACCCGCACGGGCAGGTCTTCGGCTACCCCTACGTCACCCCGCGCACCGCGCAGCTGCTGACGCGCTCCGCGGCGCACCGCCAGCGGACCGGCCGCGACCTGTTCGACGACGTGCTCTCCAGCGAGCGCAGGGCAGGCACCCGCGTCGTGATCGACGCCGAGCACTGGACGGCGTACGTGCCCGCCGCGGCCCGCTGGCCCGTCGAGGCCCATCTCGTGCCGCACCGGGCCGTGCCCGACATGGCCGCGCTCACCGACGACGAGCGCGCCGAGCTGGCGGTCGTGTACCGCGACCTGCTCGGCCGCGTCGAGCGCTACTTCGGTCCCGAGTCCACCGACCCGCCCTACATCGCGGCCTGGCACCAGGCCCCCGTGCACACCGGACGCGACCTCACCCGGCTACACCTGCAGCTGTTCTCGCTGCGCCGCGCGCCGGGCAAGCTCAAGTACCTCGCGGGGTCGGAGTCGGGCATGGCGGCCTGGCTCAACGACGCCTCGCCGGAGAAGATCGCCGCCCGGCTGCGGGAGGTGGGGACGTGA
- a CDS encoding DeoR/GlpR family DNA-binding transcription regulator, which produces MLARQRQDLILDEVRSTGGVRVSDLVERLGVSDMTVRRDIETLAARGLVTRVHGGATAAGSSVEEPGFAAKSELRTAAKRAIAAAAAALVEPGASVALSAGTTTHAVASALLGVPGLTVVTNSVRVAEVLWTGDTTVVLTGGERTPSDALVGPVATAALAGLHVDWLLMGVHGMDAGAGFTTPNLAEAQTNRALVASARRVAVVADNSKWGVVGLSTIAALHEVDVVVSDDGLEPAARTVLDERCGRLVLA; this is translated from the coding sequence ATGCTCGCCCGCCAGCGCCAGGACCTGATCCTCGACGAGGTCCGCAGCACCGGCGGCGTGCGCGTGTCCGACCTGGTGGAGCGCCTCGGCGTCTCCGACATGACCGTGCGCCGCGACATCGAGACCCTGGCCGCCCGTGGGCTCGTCACGCGGGTGCACGGCGGGGCCACCGCGGCGGGGTCGAGTGTGGAGGAACCGGGGTTCGCGGCGAAGTCGGAGCTGCGCACGGCGGCGAAACGGGCGATCGCGGCGGCCGCGGCGGCGCTGGTCGAGCCGGGGGCGTCGGTGGCGCTGTCGGCGGGCACCACCACGCACGCGGTGGCGTCGGCGCTGCTCGGGGTGCCGGGGCTGACCGTCGTCACCAACTCGGTGCGCGTCGCCGAGGTGCTGTGGACCGGCGACACGACGGTCGTGCTGACGGGCGGCGAGCGCACCCCGTCCGACGCGCTCGTCGGCCCCGTCGCGACGGCGGCGCTGGCGGGACTGCACGTCGACTGGCTGCTCATGGGCGTGCACGGCATGGACGCCGGGGCCGGGTTCACCACACCGAACCTGGCCGAGGCGCAGACGAACCGCGCGCTCGTCGCGAGCGCGCGCCGGGTGGCCGTGGTGGCCGACAACTCGAAGTGGGGAGTGGTGGGGTTGAGCACGATCGCGGCGCTGCACGAGGTCGACGTGGTGGTCAGCGACGACGGGCTGGAACCCGCCGCGCGCACCGTCCTCGACGAGCGGTGCGGACGGCTGGTGCTGGCGTGA
- a CDS encoding AAA family ATPase has protein sequence MPGRFVRYVALDEDAAGTGYPFDLPVVDGLRRAWLTLGPGVTFLVGENGSGKSTLVEGIAVAAGFNAEGGSRSFRFATRSSESSLGRALRVGRAPGRERTSFFLRAESYYNVATEIERLDREGGGPPLMPAYGGVSPHARSHGESFLDLLTHRFHPRGLYLLDEPEAALSTRGCIRALRRIDELARGGSQFLIATHSPVLLAVPGARILEIGDDGSLTPVRYDDALPVRATRAFLADPGRHV, from the coding sequence GTGCCGGGGAGGTTCGTGCGCTACGTCGCCCTCGACGAGGACGCCGCGGGCACCGGCTACCCGTTCGACCTCCCCGTCGTCGACGGCCTGCGCCGCGCCTGGTTGACGCTCGGGCCGGGGGTCACGTTCCTGGTCGGCGAGAACGGCTCCGGGAAGTCGACGCTCGTCGAGGGCATCGCGGTGGCGGCCGGGTTCAACGCGGAGGGCGGGTCGCGGTCGTTCCGGTTCGCGACCCGGAGCAGCGAGTCGTCGCTGGGGCGGGCGCTGCGGGTGGGGCGGGCGCCGGGGCGGGAGAGGACGTCGTTCTTCCTGCGCGCCGAGTCCTACTACAACGTCGCGACGGAGATCGAGCGGCTCGACCGGGAGGGCGGCGGCCCGCCGCTGATGCCCGCGTACGGCGGCGTCTCCCCGCACGCGCGTTCCCACGGCGAGTCGTTCCTCGACCTGCTCACCCACCGCTTCCACCCCCGCGGCCTCTACCTCCTCGACGAGCCGGAGGCCGCGCTGTCCACCCGCGGTTGCATCCGCGCGCTGCGCCGGATCGACGAGCTGGCCCGCGGCGGCTCGCAGTTCCTGATCGCGACCCACTCCCCCGTCCTGCTGGCCGTCCCGGGCGCCCGGATCCTGGAGATCGGCGACGACGGGTCGCTCACCCCCGTCCGCTACGACGACGCGCTGCCCGTCCGCGCCACCCGTGCGTTCCTGGCCGACCCCGGCCGCCATGTCTGA
- a CDS encoding tyrosine-type recombinase/integrase, with the protein MARPPLPIGTYGSISTEKIGGGFRACTRFRDHDGVTRKVERNGATPAAAKNRLREHLRDRAQQGPRDGLNGDSRFSVAATEWIEGVDRLVVQGQRSPNTAQLYRLNLDTHVLPALAELRLREVTVPRLDRFVQTVQLHKGSATAKIARTVVSGVLGLAVRHGAILSNPVRDVGRIVSTPARQPRALTQDERHEWVTRLHGDRDAVRKDLPDLCEWMLGTGVRIGEALSVSWEEVDLADGTVEIDHTLIRIKGVGLIRKTTKSSAGERTLRLPAFALSMLRRRKLAAGGRGPVFPDSAGGWRDPSNTSRDLRNARGSAEFAWVTSHVFRKTAATEMDRAGLSARQIADQLGHAKVSMTQDRYLGRRAVDRQAADALDRAHRDAKREGDEGVSAG; encoded by the coding sequence ATGGCGCGACCACCGTTGCCGATCGGCACCTACGGCAGCATCAGCACCGAGAAGATCGGCGGCGGCTTCCGCGCCTGCACACGCTTCCGTGACCACGACGGCGTCACGCGGAAGGTCGAGCGCAACGGGGCCACGCCCGCGGCGGCGAAGAACCGGCTCCGGGAGCACCTGCGCGACCGGGCACAGCAAGGACCGCGCGACGGCCTCAACGGCGACTCACGGTTCAGCGTGGCGGCGACGGAGTGGATCGAGGGCGTCGACCGGCTCGTCGTGCAGGGCCAGCGCTCGCCGAACACGGCGCAGCTCTACCGGCTCAACCTCGACACCCATGTCCTGCCTGCGCTCGCGGAGCTCCGCCTCCGGGAGGTCACGGTGCCGCGGCTGGATCGCTTCGTGCAGACGGTCCAGCTCCACAAGGGTTCCGCCACGGCCAAGATCGCGCGGACGGTCGTCTCCGGGGTGCTCGGGCTCGCGGTGCGGCACGGCGCAATCCTGTCCAACCCGGTCCGCGACGTCGGGCGGATCGTCAGCACGCCGGCCCGGCAACCGCGCGCGCTCACGCAGGACGAAAGGCACGAGTGGGTCACCCGCCTGCACGGTGACCGGGACGCCGTCCGCAAGGACCTGCCCGACCTGTGCGAGTGGATGCTCGGTACCGGCGTCCGCATCGGCGAGGCGCTGTCGGTGAGCTGGGAGGAGGTCGACCTCGCTGACGGCACCGTCGAGATCGACCACACGTTGATCCGCATCAAGGGCGTGGGGCTGATCCGCAAGACCACCAAGAGCAGCGCCGGTGAGCGCACGCTCCGACTGCCGGCCTTCGCCCTGTCGATGCTGCGCCGGCGCAAGCTCGCGGCCGGTGGACGCGGACCGGTGTTCCCCGACTCGGCCGGTGGCTGGCGGGATCCGTCGAACACCAGCCGAGATCTCCGCAACGCCCGCGGCTCGGCCGAGTTCGCGTGGGTGACCTCGCACGTGTTCCGCAAGACCGCGGCGACGGAGATGGATCGGGCCGGCCTCTCCGCTCGGCAGATCGCCGACCAGCTCGGGCACGCGAAAGTGTCGATGACGCAGGATCGCTACCTGGGCCGGCGGGCCGTCGATCGGCAGGCCGCGGATGCTCTGGATCGTGCTCACCGCGACGCCAAGCGTGAGGGCGACGAGGGGGTTTCCGCCGGGTAA
- a CDS encoding helix-turn-helix transcriptional regulator, whose product MPTTTPPLWTVEDVSTYLGVPVMTIYHWRRSGYGPKGARVGRYLRYRPEDVRGWFDAQSQKAG is encoded by the coding sequence ATGCCCACCACCACGCCACCGCTGTGGACCGTCGAGGACGTCTCGACGTACCTCGGAGTCCCGGTGATGACGATCTACCACTGGCGCCGCAGCGGCTACGGCCCGAAGGGCGCACGGGTCGGCCGGTACCTGCGCTACCGCCCGGAGGACGTCCGCGGGTGGTTCGATGCGCAGAGCCAGAAGGCCGGCTGA
- a CDS encoding replication initiator — MSTAPAPTRPTPARWAGANVTDLVRRAGSPDYPAWQGHVRAAAGCAHPIRLRGDLHTVEPATGRITSTTGTAAMPDGVLYVPCGNRRAVVCPSCAETYRADTFQLVKAGLSGGKGVPTTVAEHPCVFLTGTAGSFGPVHTHHRDGRPCRPRRDADTCPHGVVMECRARHTDTDRIVGRPLCLDCYDHDHQVVWNGYAGELWRRSMNTANRLLRRLGDRHGVKLRLSYAKVAEFQRRGVAHTHAMVRLDGIDPADPDAVTAPPVSITAGHLAVLLHDALTATAFTTEPHPRRPDGWPIAWGSQIDPRQVRLTVRDIDDRGEITTGAVAGYLAKYATKATEITGHASARITDDTIAIHADPTTHVGRLIGACWRLGRPPVQVLADHRDWARHHDPDDVGPLDEWMAGYGRLRRWTHMLGFGGHFSTKSRRYSTTLGALRNARRAWRREHLHDTGPDLVEHGQALDDEPTVVIASLAFAGIGWHTTADALLANTAAANAREHRLTAREELATADLP; from the coding sequence ATGAGCACCGCGCCGGCCCCGACACGGCCCACCCCTGCGCGCTGGGCCGGCGCGAACGTGACCGACCTCGTCCGCCGCGCCGGCTCCCCGGACTACCCGGCCTGGCAGGGACACGTCCGGGCCGCGGCCGGCTGCGCGCACCCGATCCGGCTCCGCGGTGATCTGCACACCGTCGAACCCGCCACCGGCCGCATCACCTCCACGACCGGCACAGCCGCGATGCCCGACGGGGTGCTCTACGTGCCCTGCGGCAACCGCCGCGCCGTGGTCTGCCCCTCCTGCGCCGAGACCTACCGGGCCGACACCTTCCAGCTCGTCAAGGCAGGCCTGTCCGGCGGCAAGGGCGTCCCGACCACCGTCGCCGAGCACCCGTGCGTGTTCCTCACCGGCACCGCCGGCTCCTTCGGCCCCGTCCACACCCACCACCGCGACGGCCGGCCCTGCCGCCCCCGCCGCGACGCCGACACCTGCCCGCACGGCGTGGTCATGGAGTGCCGCGCCCGCCACACCGACACCGACCGCATCGTCGGCCGGCCGCTGTGCCTGGACTGCTACGACCACGACCACCAGGTCGTCTGGAACGGCTACGCCGGCGAGCTGTGGCGCCGCAGCATGAACACCGCCAACCGGCTCCTGCGCCGCCTCGGCGACCGGCACGGAGTCAAGCTGCGGCTGTCCTACGCCAAGGTCGCCGAGTTCCAGCGCCGCGGCGTCGCCCACACCCACGCCATGGTCCGGCTCGACGGAATCGACCCCGCCGACCCCGACGCCGTGACCGCCCCACCCGTCTCGATCACCGCCGGACACCTCGCCGTCCTGCTGCACGACGCGCTCACCGCGACCGCGTTCACCACCGAGCCGCACCCCCGCCGGCCCGACGGGTGGCCGATCGCCTGGGGCTCGCAGATCGACCCGCGACAGGTCCGGCTCACCGTCCGCGACATCGACGACCGCGGTGAGATCACTACCGGCGCCGTCGCCGGCTACCTCGCCAAGTACGCCACCAAGGCCACCGAGATCACCGGGCACGCCTCCGCCCGGATCACCGACGACACCATCGCCATCCACGCCGACCCCACGACTCACGTCGGCCGGCTCATCGGCGCCTGCTGGCGACTCGGGCGCCCACCCGTGCAGGTCCTCGCCGATCACCGCGACTGGGCCCGCCACCACGACCCGGACGACGTCGGGCCGCTCGACGAGTGGATGGCCGGCTACGGCCGCCTCCGACGCTGGACCCACATGCTCGGCTTTGGCGGGCACTTCTCCACCAAGTCCCGCCGTTACTCGACGACGCTCGGCGCGCTGCGCAACGCCCGCCGGGCCTGGCGCCGCGAACACCTCCATGACACCGGCCCCGACCTCGTCGAGCACGGCCAGGCCCTCGACGACGAACCGACGGTCGTCATCGCCTCGCTCGCGTTCGCCGGCATCGGCTGGCACACCACCGCCGACGCGCTGCTCGCGAACACCGCGGCCGCCAACGCACGCGAGCACCGACTCACCGCCCGCGAGGAGCTGGCCACCGCCGACCTGCCCTGA
- a CDS encoding FtsK/SpoIIIE domain-containing protein codes for MRSLPRLRKPRPRPARPFPPSIFDPIYLGIDENAAAVLITLIYKNLLAAGEPGSGKSGALNNICAHAALATDCRLWLMDGKEVELGLWRSCADRFIGPDLGEAIDTLGELQAEMQHRYAYLRSADRRKIERDDWTDAIVLVIDELAYYSATAGDRSSVTSSRCCCVTYSPAAAPPG; via the coding sequence GTGCGTAGCCTGCCCCGCCTGCGCAAGCCGCGGCCCCGCCCGGCCCGACCGTTTCCGCCGTCGATCTTCGACCCGATCTATCTCGGGATCGACGAGAACGCCGCCGCCGTCCTCATCACGCTGATCTACAAAAACCTCCTGGCCGCCGGCGAACCCGGCTCAGGCAAGTCCGGCGCGCTGAACAACATCTGCGCTCACGCCGCCCTCGCCACCGACTGCCGACTCTGGCTGATGGACGGCAAGGAAGTCGAGCTCGGGCTCTGGCGCTCCTGCGCGGACCGGTTCATCGGCCCCGACCTCGGCGAGGCCATCGACACCCTCGGCGAGCTACAGGCCGAGATGCAGCACCGCTACGCCTACCTCCGATCGGCCGACCGCCGCAAGATCGAGCGCGACGACTGGACCGACGCGATCGTCCTGGTGATCGATGAACTCGCCTACTACTCCGCCACGGCCGGGGACAGAAGCAGCGTGACCAGTTCTCGCTGCTGCTGCGTGACCTACTCGCCCGCGGCCGCGCCGCCGGGGTGA
- a CDS encoding DUF5919 domain-containing protein — MSETQTLLKAMLRQRHMQEHRTFCRAYDKTAKQIDNALVGRHPSKATFYRWLAGGGSKLPHPDHCRVLEAMFPGVKAGELLAPWDDRRPLPDTAHAEQAARLAGNGTDAPRRATYADLTAAFATRAEFAEQMPPHTLLDQASSIKAAGLSLNMLCQHYSDQRLRATLARGAIVHALFLDPDGDATRAREVEEGHGVGDLASLTRLNMQMLRRLRAELPADERERVTMRTYDEPVRFNITILDDRQCIAQPYMPAARGVDSPTFVIRRRPDGSGMFGSFERVFTALWEGGRDCA; from the coding sequence ATGAGTGAGACTCAGACACTGTTGAAGGCGATGCTGCGGCAGCGGCACATGCAGGAGCACCGCACGTTCTGCCGGGCGTACGACAAGACCGCGAAGCAGATCGACAACGCCCTCGTGGGCCGGCACCCGAGCAAGGCGACGTTCTACCGCTGGCTGGCCGGCGGCGGGTCGAAGCTCCCGCACCCGGATCACTGCCGGGTCCTTGAGGCGATGTTCCCCGGGGTCAAGGCCGGCGAGCTGCTCGCGCCCTGGGACGACCGCCGACCCCTGCCCGACACCGCGCACGCCGAGCAGGCCGCCCGACTTGCCGGCAACGGGACCGATGCGCCGCGGCGGGCGACCTACGCCGACCTGACGGCCGCGTTCGCCACCCGGGCCGAGTTCGCCGAGCAGATGCCGCCGCACACGCTGTTGGACCAGGCATCGAGCATCAAGGCGGCCGGGCTGTCGCTCAACATGTTGTGCCAGCACTACAGCGACCAGCGGTTGCGCGCGACCCTTGCCCGCGGCGCGATCGTGCATGCGCTGTTCCTCGACCCTGATGGCGACGCCACCCGGGCGCGCGAGGTCGAGGAAGGTCACGGCGTCGGTGACCTCGCCAGCCTCACCCGCCTGAACATGCAGATGCTCCGCCGGCTACGGGCCGAGCTGCCCGCCGACGAGCGCGAGCGCGTCACGATGCGGACCTACGACGAGCCGGTCCGCTTCAACATCACGATCCTGGACGATCGCCAGTGCATCGCCCAGCCCTACATGCCGGCCGCTCGTGGAGTGGACTCACCGACGTTCGTCATTCGCAGGCGCCCGGACGGGTCCGGCATGTTCGGCAGCTTCGAGCGAGTGTTCACCGCCCTGTGGGAGGGCGGCCGGGACTGTGCGTGA
- a CDS encoding inositol monophosphatase family protein, translating to MPTVSELLPIAVEAVDRATLMVRERQPGKVTIKGDRDPATEVDYAIERELRAFLLDVAPDVGFLGEEDGRFGDSESGFMWALDPIDGTVNFMQGVPLYGVSLGLVHQERPVLGVIDLPFLGIRYSALRGGGAFRGDTPIRARGERLAESIVAIGDYAVGNGATLKNAERLDITGRLAAVAQRVRMFGSAAVDLAWVAEGRIGASVMLANKPWDTVAGVLLAREAGAEVLDRHGEPHTLRSDSTVAVAPALRADLMRILAV from the coding sequence GTGCCGACCGTTTCCGAGCTTCTGCCTATCGCAGTTGAGGCCGTGGACCGCGCCACTCTGATGGTTCGCGAACGCCAGCCCGGCAAGGTCACGATCAAGGGCGACCGCGACCCGGCGACGGAAGTCGACTATGCGATCGAGCGTGAGCTTCGCGCCTTCCTGCTCGACGTGGCTCCCGACGTGGGGTTCCTCGGCGAGGAGGACGGCCGGTTCGGCGACAGCGAATCCGGGTTCATGTGGGCGCTCGACCCCATCGACGGAACGGTCAACTTCATGCAGGGCGTGCCCCTGTACGGTGTGTCCCTGGGGCTGGTCCACCAGGAGCGTCCGGTCCTCGGCGTGATCGACCTACCGTTCCTCGGCATCCGCTACTCCGCCCTCCGCGGTGGCGGCGCATTCCGGGGCGACACCCCGATCAGGGCCCGGGGCGAGCGGCTGGCGGAATCCATCGTCGCCATCGGGGACTACGCCGTGGGCAACGGTGCGACGTTGAAGAACGCTGAGCGTTTGGACATCACGGGACGACTCGCCGCTGTCGCCCAGCGGGTTCGCATGTTCGGATCAGCCGCTGTCGACCTGGCGTGGGTAGCCGAAGGTCGAATCGGCGCGAGCGTCATGCTCGCCAACAAGCCGTGGGACACCGTCGCAGGTGTGCTCCTCGCGCGGGAGGCGGGCGCTGAGGTTCTTGATCGCCACGGAGAGCCCCACACCCTGCGGTCCGATTCGACGGTCGCGGTTGCACCGGCGCTGCGCGCGGACCTGATGCGCATCCTCGCGGTGTAG